In Gemmatimonadaceae bacterium, one genomic interval encodes:
- a CDS encoding S8 family serine peptidase, with protein sequence MSMHRLLRDGTRVYALFALCACGGTEAPSTSTPVKIVAASGGGQTADLGQPLAQPLVAHVATSSGTPASGVPVTFAVTSGAGALAPATVSTDASGNASTTFTMGRSPGVTTVSATSASVAGAAAVFVVSTGPTIVGQVAIAAGSARFPALARRALPPPLILPSETPRPTRGRQVDVAYRASAVGAPAAGAIAALGLDRARVIAASIRSRLTAMPAAARFDVMAVSPAIAIARIRVHAASDRDSVMRALRADPAVASVAIDGLLSRGPIAKAAFTPPRGHGRARALQAPGAGSLAFPATQGMDAQLWNYSLIDAPRAWHEETGQSSVVVAVIDDGINQHPDIAANLDMAGGYDFVQNDSANVGPQPLCGGGTFSNFDDDGDRGPDPDATMPRSVSFDDGSGCWRVDNGANHGLHVAGTIGAGGNPFGVVSGVAWQVTIRPVRALGIDGSGYFFDIAQAVLYAAGLPAAGANGAVVRAPHRAPIINMSLGGLTADSGLARAIAAAIAAGSIVVAAAGNAPNTEPSYPAAYPGVIAVAALGPDANLASYTASGGDVSLVAPGGDFRFDDLANPYTGGTSGVLSTTWDFTSGAPSYTFYTGTSMAAAHVSGVAALVLAANPGMSGSALRARLLGSAVDLGPVGPDDRYGMGLIDAYAAVTGHQPATATSVRAIDVNTGAVDASAQAAPDGSFALTRLPAGSYYVVAGQDENGDGVIGFPGRRFGWAGGAEPEAIAVDSAHMASAAVTIGAPVEHSPNGDRAHAQQIFVDSWIAGSIGASAQTDYYRVLIPTAGQYTVETSGVLGACGLALELNTVLTLTDNSGATVATNDNDSYFSDPAMTFPGNYCSRITATLQPGAYIIAVGWSATPAPNPGSYRIQVRSGS encoded by the coding sequence ATGTCGATGCATCGGCTGCTCCGCGACGGGACACGCGTGTACGCGCTGTTCGCACTCTGCGCATGTGGTGGAACGGAGGCGCCGAGTACGTCGACTCCGGTCAAGATCGTCGCGGCGTCGGGCGGAGGCCAGACGGCGGATCTGGGACAGCCCCTCGCGCAGCCATTGGTTGCACACGTTGCGACGAGCAGCGGCACGCCTGCGTCCGGCGTGCCGGTGACGTTCGCGGTCACCTCCGGCGCCGGCGCGCTCGCGCCGGCCACCGTTAGCACGGATGCATCGGGGAATGCTTCGACGACGTTCACCATGGGCCGGTCGCCCGGCGTGACGACCGTGAGTGCGACGAGCGCCAGCGTCGCCGGCGCCGCGGCCGTGTTCGTGGTGAGCACCGGTCCGACCATCGTTGGGCAGGTGGCGATCGCAGCGGGCAGCGCGCGATTCCCGGCGCTGGCGCGCCGCGCGCTCCCACCTCCGCTGATATTGCCATCGGAGACACCGCGCCCCACCCGGGGACGGCAAGTCGACGTCGCCTACCGAGCGTCCGCCGTCGGTGCGCCGGCGGCCGGCGCGATCGCGGCGCTCGGTCTCGACCGCGCGAGAGTCATCGCGGCATCGATTCGCTCTCGCCTAACGGCCATGCCGGCGGCGGCGCGATTCGACGTGATGGCGGTGTCGCCGGCCATCGCCATTGCCCGGATCCGCGTGCACGCGGCGTCCGATCGCGATTCGGTGATGCGCGCGCTCCGTGCCGATCCGGCGGTCGCCTCGGTGGCCATCGACGGACTGTTGAGCCGCGGTCCGATCGCCAAAGCGGCCTTCACGCCGCCGCGCGGCCATGGACGAGCGCGCGCGCTGCAAGCGCCGGGTGCCGGCTCGCTCGCGTTCCCGGCCACGCAGGGCATGGATGCCCAACTCTGGAACTACAGCCTCATCGATGCGCCGCGCGCATGGCACGAGGAGACGGGCCAGTCGTCTGTCGTGGTCGCGGTGATCGACGACGGCATCAATCAGCACCCGGATATCGCCGCGAACCTCGACATGGCCGGCGGCTACGACTTCGTGCAGAACGACTCGGCCAACGTCGGACCGCAGCCGCTGTGCGGCGGCGGCACGTTCTCGAACTTCGATGACGATGGCGACCGCGGGCCGGATCCGGATGCGACGATGCCCCGGTCGGTGAGCTTCGACGACGGCTCGGGTTGCTGGCGCGTCGACAACGGCGCGAACCACGGCTTGCACGTCGCCGGCACCATCGGCGCGGGCGGCAACCCGTTCGGGGTGGTGAGCGGGGTGGCGTGGCAGGTGACCATCCGCCCGGTGCGTGCGTTAGGCATCGACGGCAGCGGCTACTTCTTCGACATCGCGCAGGCGGTGCTCTATGCCGCCGGATTGCCCGCCGCCGGCGCCAACGGCGCGGTGGTGCGCGCGCCGCACCGCGCACCGATCATCAACATGAGCCTGGGCGGCCTCACCGCCGACAGCGGCCTCGCGCGTGCGATTGCCGCCGCGATTGCCGCCGGCTCGATCGTCGTCGCCGCCGCGGGCAACGCGCCCAACACCGAGCCGTCGTATCCGGCGGCGTACCCGGGCGTCATCGCGGTTGCTGCGTTAGGTCCGGACGCCAATCTGGCCAGCTACACCGCGAGCGGCGGCGACGTGTCGCTCGTCGCGCCCGGCGGCGATTTTCGCTTCGACGACCTCGCCAACCCGTACACGGGCGGCACCAGCGGCGTGTTGTCCACCACCTGGGACTTCACGAGCGGCGCGCCGAGCTACACGTTCTATACCGGCACGTCGATGGCTGCCGCGCACGTGTCGGGCGTGGCCGCGCTCGTGCTCGCCGCCAACCCCGGCATGTCGGGCAGTGCCTTACGCGCACGGCTGCTCGGCAGCGCGGTGGATCTCGGGCCCGTGGGCCCCGACGATCGCTACGGCATGGGGCTGATCGATGCCTACGCGGCGGTCACGGGACACCAGCCGGCGACCGCGACGTCGGTGCGCGCGATCGACGTCAACACCGGCGCGGTGGATGCGTCGGCGCAGGCGGCGCCCGACGGGTCGTTCGCGCTCACGCGCCTGCCGGCCGGGTCGTACTACGTGGTTGCGGGCCAGGATGAAAACGGCGATGGCGTGATCGGGTTCCCGGGCCGCCGGTTCGGTTGGGCGGGCGGCGCTGAGCCCGAAGCGATTGCCGTCGACAGCGCGCACATGGCCAGCGCGGCGGTCACGATCGGCGCGCCGGTGGAGCATTCGCCTAACGGAGACCGGGCGCACGCGCAGCAGATCTTCGTCGACAGCTGGATCGCCGGGTCCATCGGTGCGTCCGCCCAAACCGACTACTATCGTGTGCTCATTCCGACGGCGGGGCAGTACACGGTCGAGACGTCCGGCGTGCTCGGCGCCTGCGGCCTGGCGCTCGAGCTCAATACCGTCCTCACGCTGACAGACAACAGCGGCGCCACCGTCGCCACGAACGACAACGACTCGTACTTCAGCGACCCGGCGATGACGTTCCCGGGCAACTACTGCTCGAGGATCACCGCGACACTGCAGCCGGGCGCGTACATCATCGCCGTGGGCTGGAGCGCGACGCCGGCGCCGAATCCCGGCAGTTATCGCATCCAGGTCAGATCCGGAAGTTAG
- a CDS encoding EAL domain-containing protein, whose translation MSAPARTETTFEGPTAAALLAAERANAERHLNGVRAVVLILLGVSAVVYAPKLTRGLTLINASVLVPMLLWTLWQQVRFHRRRLERPWLAAANAIADATAVTCLLVEYGLAVTPSLVVKSPIWLTYFVILAARPFTSSARRAVLVSALVVAEYAGVLTYFLFVGHLHFERDPILAMTTSGVSLLDEGAKVLLLGLAAWVATYATAWNERTLRRAQNALRASEAELHALVGAMSDVIVALDGTGRYVKIAASAADARHRAPVEWLGRTVREVLPPSAAEMVHTGVTRALESGKPVDVEYSLEIDGAASWFAGTVSPMDENAVVWVSRDITSRKQLESQLAYQALHDPLTGLANRALFHDRVEHALASIERVGGRLAVLFLDLDDFKTVNDSLGHTEGDRLLAAVAARLLNATRGCDTVARLGGDEFAVLLESVATDSDVITVAERIATSLRAPITLDDKAVMVSASMGIARANDAEGVDELLRNADVAMYTAKSAGKGRYAIFAPEMHKSLVDRMALEADLREGITRDELRLMFQPIVDLGTGRLAAAEALVRWQHPSRGLLAPNLFIPVAEETGLIVPLGRWVIGEACRHAATWQAPSPLDEPPTVTVNLSGRQFQHAELVRDVASALAESGLEPNRLVLEITETVIMRDVDATLARLLELKALGVRLAIDDFGTGYSSLGSLRRFPIDVLKIDKAFVDGITLGGNDAALARTIIALGDMLSLRTVAEGIEDSHQFRALRELGCELGQGYLFAKPQMPDAFTALLAASRAGVPAAQPALSR comes from the coding sequence GTGTCGGCACCAGCCCGAACCGAGACGACTTTCGAGGGACCGACCGCCGCCGCGCTGCTCGCGGCGGAGCGCGCCAACGCCGAACGCCACCTGAACGGCGTGCGGGCGGTGGTGCTGATCCTGTTAGGCGTGAGCGCCGTGGTGTACGCGCCGAAACTGACGCGCGGCTTGACGCTGATCAACGCGTCGGTGCTGGTGCCCATGCTGCTGTGGACGCTCTGGCAGCAGGTCAGGTTCCACCGCCGGCGCCTCGAGCGGCCGTGGCTCGCCGCGGCCAACGCCATTGCCGATGCGACCGCGGTGACGTGCCTGCTCGTCGAATACGGCCTGGCGGTGACCCCGAGCCTCGTCGTGAAGTCGCCGATCTGGCTCACGTATTTCGTGATCCTCGCCGCCCGTCCATTCACCAGCTCGGCGCGCCGCGCCGTGCTCGTGTCGGCGCTCGTCGTTGCCGAATACGCCGGCGTGCTGACCTACTTCCTGTTCGTGGGGCACCTGCACTTCGAGCGCGACCCGATCCTGGCGATGACCACGAGCGGCGTGTCGCTGTTGGACGAAGGTGCCAAAGTTCTCCTGTTAGGCCTGGCCGCGTGGGTGGCCACGTACGCCACGGCGTGGAACGAGCGCACGCTGCGCCGCGCGCAGAACGCCCTGCGGGCCAGCGAAGCCGAGCTCCACGCGCTGGTCGGTGCGATGTCGGACGTCATCGTCGCGCTCGACGGGACCGGCCGCTACGTCAAGATTGCGGCGAGCGCGGCCGACGCCCGTCACCGCGCTCCCGTGGAATGGTTAGGCCGAACGGTGCGCGAAGTGCTGCCGCCATCGGCCGCCGAGATGGTGCACACCGGCGTGACCCGCGCGCTCGAGTCGGGGAAGCCGGTCGACGTCGAATACAGCCTCGAGATCGATGGCGCGGCGTCATGGTTCGCCGGCACGGTGTCGCCGATGGACGAGAACGCGGTGGTCTGGGTGTCGCGCGACATCACGTCGCGCAAGCAACTGGAGTCGCAGCTCGCGTACCAGGCGCTGCACGATCCCCTCACCGGGCTCGCCAACCGTGCCCTGTTCCACGACCGCGTCGAGCACGCGCTGGCCAGCATCGAGCGGGTCGGCGGACGGCTCGCCGTGTTGTTCCTGGATCTCGACGACTTCAAGACGGTGAACGACAGTCTGGGCCACACCGAGGGCGACCGGCTCCTGGCCGCCGTGGCGGCGCGGCTCCTCAACGCCACCCGCGGGTGCGACACGGTCGCTCGGTTAGGCGGCGACGAATTCGCGGTGCTCCTCGAGAGCGTCGCCACGGACTCCGACGTCATCACCGTCGCCGAGCGCATCGCGACGAGCCTCCGCGCGCCGATCACGCTGGACGACAAAGCCGTGATGGTGAGCGCCAGCATGGGCATCGCGCGGGCCAACGACGCCGAAGGCGTCGACGAGCTGCTGCGCAATGCCGACGTCGCCATGTACACGGCCAAGAGCGCCGGCAAGGGCCGCTACGCGATCTTCGCGCCCGAGATGCACAAATCGCTGGTCGATCGAATGGCGCTCGAGGCAGACCTGCGCGAGGGCATCACGCGCGACGAGCTCCGCCTCATGTTCCAGCCGATCGTGGACCTCGGCACCGGACGCCTCGCCGCGGCCGAGGCGCTCGTCCGATGGCAGCACCCGTCGCGCGGCCTGCTGGCGCCGAACCTCTTCATCCCGGTGGCCGAGGAAACCGGCCTCATCGTTCCGTTAGGCCGGTGGGTGATCGGCGAAGCGTGCCGCCATGCCGCGACGTGGCAGGCGCCCTCGCCGCTCGACGAGCCGCCGACGGTGACCGTGAACCTGTCCGGCCGCCAGTTCCAGCACGCGGAGCTCGTGCGCGACGTGGCGTCCGCGCTCGCCGAGTCCGGCCTCGAGCCGAACCGGCTGGTGCTCGAGATCACGGAGACGGTGATCATGCGCGACGTCGACGCGACGCTCGCGCGCCTGCTCGAGCTCAAGGCGCTGGGTGTCCGCCTGGCGATCGACGATTTCGGCACGGGCTACTCGTCCCTCGGCAGCCTGCGCCGGTTCCCGATCGACGTGCTCAAGATCGACAAGGCATTCGTCGACGGCATTACGTTAGGCGGCAACGACGCGGCGCTCGCGCGCACGATCATCGCGTTGGGCGACATGCTGTCCCTGCGCACGGTGGCCGAGGGGATCGAGGACTCGCACCAGTTCCGCGCGCTGCGCGAGCTGGGCTGCGAGCTCGGACAGGGCTATCTCTTCGCCAAACCGCAGATGCCCGACGCGTTCACCGCCCTGCTTGCCGCATCGCGCGCCGGCGTGCCGGCCGCGCAGCCCGCCCTGAGCCGCTGA
- a CDS encoding glycosyltransferase family 87 protein — protein sequence MLRETWEWARRTNFRPWLLGVYALSVLVVAIPKGLHHSDNNFLIFDAAFRNLRAGRDLYAPHPDQYIDLFKYSPAFAALFAPISVLPATLGLVVWDAINTMLLALAIVRLLPDRRGDAVLALVFLEMFGSMQHSQSNSLLAALVILAFLALERDRQVGAALALAIGTAVKIFPLAGVAMALPRPRRIRFAIVFTVVLVAVLALPLLVVSPHEVKAQYASWMSLLPRDAVADTIAGRGMHTGGVPEELHLWFGSSVSPFIVEAAGAVLLVLPLIARVRRWADPDFRLRFLCSLLVFLVIFNHRSESPSFVIAMVGIAIWFAVSSPDALTISVIVATVGIVSIGASSAVPNAVRVGVVMHYRLKTLPCVFAWLIMQAELWGWRPSRPSLPALSALWNARTVSESIASS from the coding sequence ATGCTCAGAGAGACGTGGGAATGGGCGCGGCGGACGAACTTCCGGCCGTGGCTGCTCGGTGTGTACGCGTTGAGCGTGCTCGTGGTCGCGATTCCGAAGGGCCTGCACCATTCCGACAACAATTTCCTCATTTTCGACGCGGCATTCAGAAACCTTCGCGCCGGACGTGACCTGTACGCTCCGCACCCGGATCAGTACATCGACCTCTTCAAGTACAGTCCCGCCTTTGCGGCGCTGTTCGCACCGATCTCCGTCCTGCCGGCCACGCTCGGCCTCGTGGTCTGGGATGCGATCAACACGATGCTGTTGGCGCTGGCGATCGTGAGGCTGCTCCCCGACCGGCGCGGCGACGCCGTGCTGGCGCTGGTGTTCCTCGAGATGTTCGGCTCGATGCAGCACTCGCAGTCGAACAGCTTGCTGGCAGCGTTAGTCATTCTGGCGTTTCTCGCGCTGGAACGCGATCGCCAGGTCGGCGCCGCACTCGCGCTCGCGATCGGCACGGCGGTCAAGATTTTTCCGCTCGCCGGCGTGGCCATGGCGCTGCCGCGGCCGCGGCGAATTCGGTTCGCCATCGTCTTTACCGTGGTACTGGTGGCGGTGCTGGCGCTGCCGTTGCTCGTCGTGTCGCCGCACGAGGTGAAGGCGCAGTACGCCTCGTGGATGTCGCTCCTGCCGCGCGACGCCGTTGCCGATACGATCGCGGGGCGGGGGATGCACACCGGCGGCGTGCCGGAAGAGCTCCACCTCTGGTTCGGGTCGAGCGTATCGCCCTTCATTGTGGAAGCCGCGGGTGCCGTGCTGCTCGTGCTGCCGCTCATCGCCCGAGTCCGGCGTTGGGCGGATCCCGATTTTCGCCTGCGGTTCTTGTGTTCGCTGCTGGTGTTCCTCGTGATCTTCAACCACCGATCGGAGTCGCCGTCGTTCGTGATCGCGATGGTCGGGATCGCGATCTGGTTCGCAGTTTCGTCGCCGGATGCGCTCACGATTTCGGTGATCGTCGCGACCGTCGGTATCGTGTCCATTGGTGCATCGAGTGCGGTGCCGAACGCGGTACGAGTGGGTGTCGTGATGCACTACAGGCTCAAGACGCTGCCGTGCGTGTTCGCCTGGCTCATCATGCAAGCCGAGTTGTGGGGGTGGCGACCGTCGCGCCCATCGCTGCCTGCGCTGTCGGCGCTCTGGAACGCGCGAACCGTGAGCGAAAGTATCGCGTCTTCATGA
- a CDS encoding S9 family peptidase translates to MRVHRFSRGSVALGCVFAMAAALPLAIAAQETTQPKSFEDWLRAGQVLRGEPGPEDVNWIENGTRYSYIVRDPQTGEETIRATDARTGRDTLLFSAQRMTFPGSSEPFSYDSFQWAKDSRHLVFQTHFKPIYRNSGTADYYVYTLADHSLQLAASGARTAELSPNGLMLGYERGGDMYVENLAQKRQTRLTSDATAHVYNGHFDWVYEEEFGLVQAWNWSPDSRYIAYWQVDESKEPIIQLSNYAGRHQVWDSIRIPQPGDTNPTVKIGVVNVSSGSKVWLDPGLTGDYYVPRIYWTSRADTLAMVTLDRRQQVMTLFFFDVRTGGKRMVMRDSSRTWIDVSDFYAAVQDFMTFPEGLTQFFWLSDRDGFQHIYRYDYSGKLIDQVTHGKWMVTQVRGIDPTQHVIYYSSTEASPLQRQLYAIDFDGTHERRLTTGDGVQEIDMSPNTEYYLRTYSSIADPGGVDVWTTAGKKLRTLVDNHALRQWLSTHTYARPQLFSVTTSDGVKLDASMVTPPAFDSTRKYPVIFAIYGGPGSQGVFDSFDGSPITQWLAQQGFIIVNVNNRGNNNYGSSFMKVVYGDLGKWESHDFAETAKYLAKKPYVDAHHIGIMGTSYGGYSTVFTMEAYPNLFTAGVANSPVTDWRLYDSIYTERYMGLLGENLAGYDSSSAVLHAGELGGHLLVIHSMMDDNVHPANTMQLLTAMTAAGKDVALRIYPPGRHGAAYDFESFSLIEKETARWLNHWLKTDSTSSSEASQ, encoded by the coding sequence ATGCGCGTCCATCGTTTCTCGCGTGGAAGCGTCGCGCTCGGCTGTGTGTTCGCGATGGCGGCGGCGCTCCCGCTTGCCATCGCCGCGCAGGAGACGACGCAGCCCAAGTCGTTCGAGGACTGGCTGCGCGCGGGACAGGTGCTGCGCGGCGAGCCCGGTCCCGAAGACGTGAACTGGATCGAGAACGGCACGCGCTACTCCTACATCGTGCGCGACCCGCAGACGGGCGAAGAGACGATCCGTGCGACGGATGCGCGCACCGGACGCGACACGCTGCTCTTCAGTGCACAGCGCATGACGTTTCCGGGCAGCAGCGAGCCCTTCTCGTACGATTCGTTTCAATGGGCGAAGGACTCTCGCCACCTGGTGTTCCAGACGCACTTCAAGCCGATCTACCGGAATTCCGGAACGGCCGACTACTACGTCTACACGCTCGCCGACCATTCGTTGCAGCTCGCGGCGAGCGGCGCGCGGACGGCCGAGCTTTCGCCTAACGGACTGATGCTGGGGTACGAGCGCGGCGGCGACATGTACGTCGAAAACCTCGCGCAGAAGCGGCAGACACGCCTCACCTCGGACGCCACGGCGCACGTCTACAACGGCCACTTCGACTGGGTGTACGAGGAGGAGTTTGGCCTCGTCCAGGCGTGGAACTGGTCGCCCGACAGCCGTTACATCGCCTATTGGCAGGTTGACGAGAGCAAGGAACCCATCATCCAACTGAGCAACTACGCGGGTCGCCACCAGGTGTGGGACAGCATTCGCATTCCCCAGCCGGGCGACACGAACCCCACGGTGAAAATCGGCGTCGTGAACGTGAGCTCCGGATCGAAAGTCTGGCTGGATCCCGGCCTCACCGGCGACTACTACGTGCCGCGGATCTATTGGACGAGCCGCGCCGACACGCTGGCGATGGTGACGCTGGACCGCCGCCAGCAGGTGATGACCCTCTTCTTCTTCGACGTGCGTACGGGCGGGAAGCGGATGGTGATGCGGGATTCATCGCGCACGTGGATCGATGTGTCGGATTTCTACGCGGCCGTGCAGGACTTCATGACGTTCCCCGAAGGTCTAACGCAGTTCTTCTGGCTGTCCGACCGCGACGGCTTCCAACACATCTATCGCTACGATTACTCGGGTAAGCTCATCGACCAGGTGACGCACGGCAAATGGATGGTCACGCAGGTGCGCGGCATCGACCCCACGCAGCACGTCATCTACTACAGCAGCACGGAGGCATCGCCGCTCCAGCGACAGTTGTACGCGATCGACTTCGATGGTACACATGAGCGCCGGCTCACCACCGGCGACGGCGTGCAGGAAATCGACATGTCGCCTAACACAGAGTACTATCTCCGAACGTACAGCTCGATCGCCGATCCGGGCGGCGTCGACGTGTGGACCACGGCCGGCAAGAAGCTGCGCACGCTCGTCGACAATCACGCGCTCCGCCAGTGGCTGTCGACGCACACGTATGCGCGGCCGCAGTTGTTCTCGGTCACCACATCGGATGGCGTCAAGCTCGATGCCTCCATGGTGACACCCCCGGCGTTCGATTCGACGCGAAAATACCCGGTGATCTTTGCGATCTATGGCGGACCCGGATCCCAGGGCGTGTTCGACTCGTTCGATGGCAGCCCGATCACACAGTGGCTGGCGCAACAGGGGTTCATCATCGTGAACGTGAACAACCGCGGCAACAACAACTACGGCAGCAGCTTCATGAAAGTGGTCTACGGCGACCTCGGAAAATGGGAAAGCCACGATTTCGCCGAGACCGCGAAGTATCTGGCCAAGAAGCCGTACGTCGACGCGCATCACATCGGCATCATGGGCACGAGCTATGGCGGATACTCCACGGTCTTCACCATGGAAGCGTATCCGAATCTGTTCACGGCGGGTGTCGCCAATTCGCCGGTCACCGACTGGCGGCTGTACGACTCGATTTACACCGAGCGCTACATGGGTCTGTTAGGCGAGAACCTCGCCGGCTACGACTCGAGCTCGGCCGTGCTGCACGCCGGCGAGCTGGGCGGCCACCTGCTGGTGATTCACTCGATGATGGATGACAACGTCCATCCGGCAAACACCATGCAGCTGCTCACCGCGATGACCGCGGCTGGCAAGGACGTGGCGCTCCGGATCTACCCGCCCGGACGGCACGGCGCCGCCTACGACTTCGAAAGCTTCTCCCTCATCGAGAAGGAAACGGCGCGCTGGCTGAACCACTGGCTCAAGACGGACAGCACGTCCTCGTCGGAAGCGTCCCAATAG
- a CDS encoding lipid-binding SYLF domain-containing protein, with protein sequence MTIGDARWRRQFCAGAVIVCTCVTAFAAGLRAQDDQLADRAKRAAQVLSELVSVPDRSPPTALMREAVCVAVVPGVVQAGFGVGGRAGYGLVSCRAGGDWSWPTFVGLKGGSFGLQIGAQSADVVLIFMNQNAPKTIAGSSFDLGGEVSVAAGPMGRDLSAATDYKAQAEIYSYSKSKGLFAGIKIAGTKWEIDYSANKKAYASAGAALDGGTHTSVAKELSTDGGQAPSIVQPFIASLRKNVPAASTH encoded by the coding sequence ATGACGATCGGAGATGCGCGTTGGCGCCGGCAATTTTGCGCGGGCGCTGTGATCGTGTGCACGTGCGTGACTGCGTTCGCCGCCGGTCTGCGCGCGCAGGACGACCAACTTGCCGATCGCGCGAAGCGCGCCGCCCAGGTGCTGTCGGAGCTCGTGTCGGTGCCCGATCGGTCTCCGCCCACAGCGCTCATGCGCGAGGCGGTATGTGTCGCGGTCGTGCCTGGTGTCGTGCAAGCGGGATTCGGCGTTGGCGGACGCGCCGGCTACGGCCTGGTGAGCTGCCGCGCGGGCGGCGACTGGAGCTGGCCGACATTCGTTGGGCTCAAAGGGGGCAGTTTCGGATTACAGATCGGGGCGCAGTCCGCGGACGTCGTGCTGATCTTCATGAATCAGAACGCACCCAAGACGATCGCGGGCTCGTCGTTCGATCTGGGTGGAGAAGTTTCGGTTGCTGCGGGGCCGATGGGACGCGATCTCTCGGCGGCCACGGACTACAAGGCCCAGGCGGAGATCTACTCGTACTCCAAGAGCAAGGGACTCTTTGCCGGCATCAAGATCGCCGGCACGAAGTGGGAGATCGACTACTCGGCGAACAAGAAGGCGTACGCATCGGCGGGTGCTGCGTTAGACGGCGGGACGCACACGAGTGTCGCCAAGGAGTTGTCAACCGACGGGGGGCAGGCGCCGTCGATCGTGCAGCCGTTCATCGCGAGCTTGCGCAAAAACGTCCCGGCGGCGTCGACCCACTGA
- a CDS encoding phospholipase D-like domain-containing protein produces the protein MTPQVWGFLAGALHIGLALAVSAHIVLYKTDVRSAIGWIGLVWLTPIVGSGLYVLFGINRIRRRAGRVRGRRSTYTEELRAEAPEPVSPPADVPASLGALATLVRRVTRWPLTGGNTIDALCNGDEGYPAMLEAIDGATRSVALATYIFDRGRAGAEFVAALERAVTRGCQVRVLIDGVGARYSHPPIVDELRHRRVPVARFVPSRVPFPHPYMNLRNHRKLLIVDGIIGFCGGLNIRDACVLAYGLPDATRDVHFKLRGPVVQQMTAAFAFDWEFTTRERLGGDTWYPPGAKAQVGELVARGVPDGPDEDFEALLMTILGAIGQAAHSVRVVTPYFLPDPPLVDALRVAAMRGVQVDLVLPARGNLRLVQWAATAKLGALIEGGCRVHLSKPPFDHSKLLVIDRAWTLIGSANWDPRSLRLNFEYNVECYSRSLAARVDALIDEKMRASTLLTLEGLRDRPLASKLRDGVAWLAQPYL, from the coding sequence TTGACGCCGCAGGTGTGGGGGTTTCTCGCCGGCGCACTGCATATCGGGCTCGCGCTGGCCGTGTCGGCGCACATCGTCCTCTACAAGACCGACGTCCGATCGGCGATCGGATGGATCGGACTCGTGTGGCTGACGCCCATCGTGGGCTCCGGCCTGTACGTGTTGTTCGGCATCAATCGCATTCGCCGGCGCGCCGGCCGGGTGCGCGGGCGGCGGTCCACCTACACCGAGGAGCTGCGCGCCGAAGCGCCCGAGCCGGTGTCGCCGCCGGCCGACGTCCCGGCCTCGTTAGGCGCGCTGGCGACGCTCGTGCGGCGGGTCACCCGGTGGCCGCTCACCGGCGGCAACACCATCGACGCGCTGTGCAACGGCGACGAAGGCTATCCGGCGATGCTCGAAGCAATCGACGGCGCCACGCGGAGCGTCGCACTCGCCACGTACATCTTCGATCGCGGCCGCGCCGGCGCCGAGTTCGTCGCCGCGCTCGAGCGCGCAGTGACGCGGGGCTGCCAGGTGCGCGTGCTCATCGACGGTGTCGGCGCACGCTACAGCCATCCGCCCATCGTCGATGAACTACGCCATCGCCGCGTGCCCGTGGCGCGCTTCGTCCCCTCGCGCGTGCCGTTTCCACATCCTTACATGAACCTGCGCAATCACCGCAAGCTGTTGATCGTCGATGGCATCATCGGCTTCTGCGGTGGCCTCAACATTCGCGATGCATGCGTGCTCGCGTACGGCTTGCCCGACGCGACGCGCGACGTGCACTTCAAACTGCGCGGCCCGGTCGTGCAACAGATGACAGCAGCCTTCGCCTTCGATTGGGAGTTCACCACGCGCGAGCGGCTCGGCGGCGACACCTGGTATCCGCCCGGCGCGAAGGCGCAAGTGGGCGAGCTCGTCGCGCGCGGCGTGCCCGACGGACCCGACGAAGACTTCGAAGCGCTGCTCATGACGATCCTCGGCGCCATCGGCCAGGCTGCGCATTCCGTGCGCGTCGTCACACCATATTTTCTGCCCGACCCGCCTCTCGTGGATGCGCTGCGCGTTGCGGCCATGCGCGGCGTGCAAGTCGATCTGGTGCTGCCGGCGCGCGGCAACTTGCGATTGGTGCAATGGGCGGCGACGGCGAAGCTCGGCGCACTCATCGAAGGCGGATGTCGCGTGCATCTTTCCAAGCCGCCATTCGATCACAGCAAACTGCTCGTGATCGACCGCGCATGGACGCTCATCGGATCCGCCAATTGGGATCCACGCAGCCTGCGACTCAACTTCGAATACAACGTGGAGTGTTATTCGCGCTCGCTAGCCGCACGTGTGGATGCGCTCATCGACGAAAAGATGCGTGCGAGCACGCTGCTCACGTTGGAGGGTTTGCGCGACCGTCCGTTGGCGAGCAAACTTCGGGACGGCGTGGCCTGGCTGGCGCAACCGTATTTGTAG